GTCACCGTCGAAGTCGGCGTTGAACGCCTCACACACCAGCGGGTGCAGCTGAATTGCCTTGCCTTCCACCAGCTGCGGCTCGAAGGCCTGGATACCCAGGCGGTGCAGGGTTGGTGCACGGTTCAGCAGCACCGGGTGCTCGGCGATGACCTCTTCGAGGACGTCCCACACCTGGGCGCGCTGACGCTCCACCATCCGCTTGGCGCTCTTGATGTTCTGCGCGTGGTTCAGGTCGACCAGACGCTTCATCACGAACGGCTTGAACAGCTCCAGAGCCATCAGCTTGGGCAGACCACACTGGTGCAGCTTGAGCTGCGGGCCAACCACGATGACCGAACGGCCCGAGTAGTCGACGCGCTTACCGAGCAGGTTCTGGCGGAACCGGCCCTGCTTGCCCTTGAGTAGATCCGACAGCGACTTCAGCGGACGGTTACCCGGTCCGGTGACCGGACGTCCACGACGGCCGTTGTCGAACAGCGCGTCCACCGACTCCTGCAGCATGCGCTTCTCGTTGTTGACGATGATCTCGGGCGCACCCAGATCGATCAGTCGCTTGAGGCGGTTGTTGCGGTTGATGACGCGGCGGTACAGATCGTTCAGGTCCGAGGTCGCGAAGCGGCCACCGTCGAGCTGAACCATCGGGCGCAGCTCCGGCGGGATCACCGGCACCGCGTCGAGCACCATGCCACCGGGTGAGTTGGTGGAGTTCTGGAACGCCGCCACCACCTTCAGGCGCTTGAGGGCACGAAGCTTCTTCTGGCCCTTGCCACTACGGATGGTCTCCCGCAGGTTCTCCGCCTCGGCATCGAGATCGAAGGTCTGGATCAGCTTCTGCACGGCCTCGGCACCCATGGCGCCGGTGAAGTACTCGCCGTAACGGTCCACCAACTCGCGGTAGAGCACCTCGTCCACGATGAGCTGCTTGGGAGCCAGCTTGGTAAACGTGGTCCAGATCTCGTCGAGCCGGTCCAGCTCGCGCTGCGACCGATCGCGGAGCTGACGCATCTCGCGCTCGCCGCCGTCGCGCACCTTGCGGCGCACGTCGGACTTGGCGCCCTCGGCCTCCAACTCGGCCAGGTCGGCCTCGAGCTTCTGGGCGCGGGCCTCCAGGTCGGCATCGCGCTGATCGGCGACAGCCTTCTTCTCGACCTCCATCTCGGCCTCGAGCGTCGAGAGCTCGTTGTGGCGGAGCTCGTCGTCGACCGTGGTGATGACGTAGGCGGCGAAGTAGATGATCTTTTCCAGATCCTTCGGCGCCAGGTCCAGCAGGTAGCCCAAGCGCGACGGAACGCCCTTGAAGTACCAGATGTGCGTGACCGGGGCGGCCAGTTCGATGTGGCCCATCCGCTCACGACGCACCTTGGCGCGGGTCACCTCGACGCCGCAGCGCTCACAGATGATGCCCTTGAAGCGCACGCGCTTGTACTTGCCGCAGTAGCACTCCCAGTCGCGAGTAGGTCCGAAGATCTTCTCGCAGAACAGGCCGTCCTTCTCGGGCTTGAGCGTGCGGTAGTTGATGGTCTCCGGCTTCTTGACTTCGCCGAAGGACCAGTTACGGATGTCATCCGCCGACGCGAGGCCGATACGGAGTTCATCGAAGAAGTTGACGTCGAGCACGCAAACTCCCTTTCCCCTTGCGGGATAGAAATCGGTTAGGCGAAGTCCTCAATGGACGCAGATTCGTTGCGGGACAAGTTGATTCCCAGGTTCGCGGCAGCGCGCTCCAGGTCCTCGTCGTCGCCGTCGCGCATTTCGATGGCGGCGCCGTCCTTGGACAGCACCTCCACGTTCAGGCACAGCGACTGGAGTTCCTTGAGCAGAACCTTGAACGACTCCGGGATACCCGGCTCGGGGATGTTCTCGCCCTTGACGATCGCCTCGTAGACCTTCACACGACCGACGGTGTCGTCGGACTTGATGGTCAACAGCTCCTGCAGCGTGTATGCCGCACCGTAGGCCTGCATGGCCCAGCACTCCATCTCACCGAATCGCTGACCACCGAACTGCGCCTTACCACCGAGCGGCTGCTGGGTGATCATCGAGTACGGCCCGGTCGAACGCGCGTGAATCTTGTCGTCGACCAAGTGGTGCAGCTTCAGGATGTACATGTAGCCGACGGTCACCGGGTACGGGAACGGCTCGCCACTACGGCCGTCGAACAGCCGCGCCTTGCCGTCACCATCCACCATGACCTCGCCGTCCCGGTTGGGCAGCGTCGAGGACAGCAGTCCGGTCAGCTCCTCCTCGCGGGCACCGTCGAACACCGGGGTGGCCGTGCGGGTGTCGGCCGGGGCCGACTGCAGGTCCTCGGGGAGGTTCTGCGCCCACTCGGGAGATCCTTCGATGTTCCAGCCGGTCTTGGCCACCCACCCGAGGTGGGTTTCCAGGATCTGGCCGATGTTCATACGACGCGGCACACCATGGGTGTTCAGGATGATGTCCACCGGGGTGCCATCGGGCAGGAACGGCATGTCCTCGACGGGCAGGATCTTGCCGATGACGCCCTTGTTGCCGTGGCGTCCGGCCAGCTTGTCACCGTCGGAGATCTTGCGCTTCTGCGCGACGTACACGCGAACGAGCTCGTTCACGCCGGCGGGCAGATCGTCGTCGTCATCACGCGAGAAGACGCGGATGCCGATGACCTTTCCGGACTCACCGTGCGGCACCTTCAGGGAGGTGTCGCGAACCTCGCGGGCCTTCTCACCGAAGATGGCACGCAGCAGGCGCTCCTCGGGGGTCAGCTCGGTCTCACCCTTCGGGGTGACCTTGCCGACGAGGATGTCGCCGTCGCGAACCTCGGCGCCGATGCGGACGATGCCGCGCTCGTCGAGGTCTGCCAGCACCTCATCGGAGACGTTCGGGATGTCCCGGGTGATCTCCTCGGCGCCCAGCTTGGTGTCGCGCGCATCGATTTCGTGCTCTTCGATGTGAATCGAGGTGAGCACGTCCTCTTCCACCAGACGGTTGGACAGGATGATGGCGTCCTCGTAGTTGTGGCCTTCCCACGGCATGACAGCCACGAGCAGGTTCTTACCGAGGGCCATTTCACCGTTCTCGGTGCAAGGACCGTCGGCGATGACCTGACCGACCTCGACCCGCTGGCCTTCGTCCACGATGGGCTTCTGGTTGGCGCAGGTGCCGTGGTTGGAGCGGGCGAACTTGCGCAACCGGTAGCTCTGGCGGGTGCCGTCGTCGGCCATCACGGTGACGTAGTCGGCGGACACCTCTTCGATGACACCGGCCTTCTCCGCCACGACGACGTCACCGGCGTCGATGGCGGCACGCAGCTCCATACCGGTACCGACCAGCGGTGCCTCGCTGCGCACCAGCGGAACCGCCTGGCGCTGCATGTTGGCACCCATGAGGGCACGGTTGGCGTCGTCGTGCTCGAGGAACGGGATCATGGCGGTCGCGACCGACACCATCTGGCGCGGCGAGACGTCCATGTAGTCCACCTCGGTGGCCGAGACGAACTCGACCTCGCCACCCTTACGGCGGACCAGGATCTTGTCCTCGGTGAAGCGGCCCTCGGCGTCCACAGGCGAGTTGGCCTGCGCCACGACGTGGCGGTCCTCTTCGTCGGCGGTCAGGTAGTGGATCTCGTCAGTAACCACACCATCCGACACCTTCCGATAAGGCGTCTCGATGAAGCCGAACGGGTTGACCCGCGCGTACACCGACAGCGAACCGATCAGGCCGATGTTCGGGCCTTCCGGGGTCTCGATCGGGCACATGCGGCCGTAGTGCGAGGGGTGCACGTCGCGGACCTCAAGGCCGGCGCGGTCACGGGTCAGACCACCGGGGCCCAGCGCCGACAGACGACGCTTGTGGGTCAGGCCCGACAGCGGGTTGTTCTGGTCCATGAACTGCGACAGCTGGCTGGTTCCGAAGAACTCCTTGATCGCCGCCACGACGGGACGGATGTTGATCAGGGTCTGCGGGGTGATCGCCTCGACGTCCTGAGTGGTCATGCGCTCACGCACGACACGCTCCATGCGGGACAGACCGACGCGGATCTGGTTCTGGATCAGCTCACCGACGGTACGCAGGCGCCGGTTACCGAAGTGGTCGATGTCGTCCACATCCACCGGCACCTCGACGCCGCCGGGGGCGGTCATCGTGGTCTGGCCCTCGTGCAAGCGCACCAGGTACTCGATGGTGGCGACGACGTCTTCCTCGGTGAGGGTGGTGGTGGTCACCTGAGCCGGATTGGTACCGCCCAGACCCAGCTTCTTGTTCACCTTGTACCGACCCACGCGGGCCAGGTCGTAGCGCTTCTCCTTGAAGAACAGGTTCTCCAGCAGAGCCTGCGCCGACTCCTTGGTCGGGGGCTCGCCCGGACGCAGCTTGCGGTAGATGTCCAGCAGGGCCTCGTCCGGACCGGCGATGTTGTCCTTCTCCAGGGTGCCCATCATGATCTCGGAGAATCCGAAACGCTCGACGATCTGCTCGTTGGTCCAGCCGAGCGCCTTCAGCAGCACGGTGACGGGCTGGCGACGCTTGCGGTCGATGCGGACGCCGACGGTGTCGCGCTTGTCGACGTCGAACTCGAGCCATGCACCGCGGCCGGGGATGACCTTGACGCTGTGCAGGGTCTTCTCGGTCGACTT
The nucleotide sequence above comes from Mycobacteroides saopaulense. Encoded proteins:
- the rpoB gene encoding DNA-directed RNA polymerase subunit beta, which translates into the protein MRGNTGGPILAVSRQTKTDNATTNSVPGAPSRLSFAKLREPLAVPGLLDVQTESFEWLVGSPRWREVATARGEVNPTGGLEEILTELSPIEDFSGSMSLSFSDPRFDEVKAPVDECKDKDMTYAAPLFVTAEFINNNTGEIKSQTVFMGDFPMMTDMGTFIINGTERVVVSQLVRSPGVYFDESIDKSTEKTLHSVKVIPGRGAWLEFDVDKRDTVGVRIDRKRRQPVTVLLKALGWTNEQIVERFGFSEIMMGTLEKDNIAGPDEALLDIYRKLRPGEPPTKESAQALLENLFFKEKRYDLARVGRYKVNKKLGLGGTNPAQVTTTTLTEEDVVATIEYLVRLHEGQTTMTAPGGVEVPVDVDDIDHFGNRRLRTVGELIQNQIRVGLSRMERVVRERMTTQDVEAITPQTLINIRPVVAAIKEFFGTSQLSQFMDQNNPLSGLTHKRRLSALGPGGLTRDRAGLEVRDVHPSHYGRMCPIETPEGPNIGLIGSLSVYARVNPFGFIETPYRKVSDGVVTDEIHYLTADEEDRHVVAQANSPVDAEGRFTEDKILVRRKGGEVEFVSATEVDYMDVSPRQMVSVATAMIPFLEHDDANRALMGANMQRQAVPLVRSEAPLVGTGMELRAAIDAGDVVVAEKAGVIEEVSADYVTVMADDGTRQSYRLRKFARSNHGTCANQKPIVDEGQRVEVGQVIADGPCTENGEMALGKNLLVAVMPWEGHNYEDAIILSNRLVEEDVLTSIHIEEHEIDARDTKLGAEEITRDIPNVSDEVLADLDERGIVRIGAEVRDGDILVGKVTPKGETELTPEERLLRAIFGEKAREVRDTSLKVPHGESGKVIGIRVFSRDDDDDLPAGVNELVRVYVAQKRKISDGDKLAGRHGNKGVIGKILPVEDMPFLPDGTPVDIILNTHGVPRRMNIGQILETHLGWVAKTGWNIEGSPEWAQNLPEDLQSAPADTRTATPVFDGAREEELTGLLSSTLPNRDGEVMVDGDGKARLFDGRSGEPFPYPVTVGYMYILKLHHLVDDKIHARSTGPYSMITQQPLGGKAQFGGQRFGEMECWAMQAYGAAYTLQELLTIKSDDTVGRVKVYEAIVKGENIPEPGIPESFKVLLKELQSLCLNVEVLSKDGAAIEMRDGDDEDLERAAANLGINLSRNESASIEDFA